A single window of Mycolicibacterium madagascariense DNA harbors:
- a CDS encoding pullulanase: protein MEYCLGDGDGLAAAWSVEPNVDSDGDGVFDAFGLDFDGDGRLDDALADLDRDGVADHLLLDLDDDGRAEASYTDDGSGTWALGVDGRAGPLRWFGLDGAEHTGGPLADVDGDGQADDRLLDADRDGLADRALVGRDGGRIVYVDTDADGTWDLTLTDADGDGLADAAGAP, encoded by the coding sequence GTGGAGTACTGCCTTGGCGACGGGGATGGGTTGGCGGCGGCGTGGTCGGTGGAACCGAACGTCGACAGTGACGGCGACGGCGTCTTCGACGCGTTCGGACTCGACTTCGACGGGGACGGCAGGCTCGACGACGCGCTGGCCGACCTCGACCGCGACGGGGTCGCCGATCACCTGCTGCTGGATCTCGACGACGACGGGCGCGCCGAGGCGTCCTACACCGACGACGGCTCGGGCACGTGGGCACTGGGAGTCGACGGGCGCGCGGGTCCGTTGCGCTGGTTCGGGCTCGACGGCGCGGAGCACACGGGCGGTCCGCTGGCGGACGTCGACGGCGACGGCCAGGCCGACGACCGACTGCTGGACGCCGACCGCGACGGTCTCGCCGACCGGGCGCTCGTCGGTCGCGACGGCGGCCGCATCGTCTACGTGGACACCGACGCCGACGGGACGTGGGACCTCACCCTGACCGACGCCGACGGCGACGGTCTGGCCGACGCGGCCGGAGCGCCCTAA